In Streptomyces nojiriensis, one genomic interval encodes:
- a CDS encoding AlbA family DNA-binding domain-containing protein: MALGDFEEDQPVVGLRRQQALIRAVLGATSADESRWLEWKSDLDVSKPDGAFAVARAILGFANRMPDVAARWAGGHAYLLVGVEEGALHGVTTHDVEKVDPWIARYLGEDFDRYTFTYVPMDIGDGTRHVMFVDVFPPKWGDPIHPLRKTHVKAYAGTVFHRYPGRTQPAGPGEIDALTERARRAAQRIDVAVEMNAGALALVPFNQDTIEQSLIEYRDNLLEELSAPSDDETPLTTRWAIRSLALSDHRTEDEFREEVEEYLRERAAATEEFLLRATGTAGTPLRVKLSNPGETFFAKVEVVLTLSAPVRAYAWDEDEEIYWPQKPAAYGTRSFPHPWIAAQRPPVFIGQDPLPQVEQEEGRLVVRYRPVDLRPHESVQLPPVLLYSYSEAADAVVQWTATATNVSGHKRDRFVLPAERVPGPSIEEAAGLLQD, from the coding sequence ATGGCTCTGGGGGATTTCGAAGAGGACCAGCCTGTAGTCGGTCTGAGAAGGCAGCAGGCTCTGATCAGAGCTGTCCTCGGAGCGACGAGCGCCGATGAGTCACGCTGGCTGGAGTGGAAGTCGGATCTCGACGTCTCCAAGCCCGACGGCGCCTTCGCTGTGGCCAGGGCCATCCTCGGCTTTGCGAACCGCATGCCGGATGTAGCCGCCCGATGGGCGGGAGGCCACGCCTACCTCCTGGTCGGAGTGGAAGAAGGCGCACTGCACGGCGTGACCACCCACGATGTCGAGAAGGTCGACCCCTGGATCGCGCGATACCTCGGCGAGGACTTCGACCGCTACACCTTCACCTACGTTCCGATGGACATCGGTGACGGCACCCGGCACGTCATGTTCGTCGACGTGTTCCCCCCGAAGTGGGGTGACCCCATCCACCCGCTGCGCAAGACGCATGTGAAGGCATACGCGGGCACCGTGTTCCACCGCTATCCGGGAAGGACTCAGCCGGCGGGCCCTGGGGAGATCGACGCGTTGACCGAACGGGCGCGCCGCGCAGCCCAGCGCATCGACGTCGCTGTCGAGATGAACGCCGGCGCCCTCGCGTTGGTGCCCTTCAACCAGGACACCATCGAGCAATCTCTCATCGAGTATCGAGACAACCTGCTGGAGGAGCTGTCCGCCCCGAGCGACGACGAGACGCCCCTGACCACCAGGTGGGCCATCCGGTCCCTCGCCCTTTCCGACCACCGAACGGAGGACGAGTTCCGGGAGGAAGTCGAGGAGTACCTTCGCGAGCGCGCCGCTGCGACAGAGGAGTTCCTCCTACGGGCCACGGGCACAGCGGGAACTCCGCTCCGCGTGAAGCTTTCCAACCCGGGGGAAACGTTCTTCGCCAAGGTCGAGGTCGTCCTGACTCTCTCCGCGCCCGTCCGGGCTTATGCGTGGGACGAAGATGAGGAGATCTACTGGCCCCAGAAGCCGGCCGCATACGGCACACGCAGCTTCCCGCACCCCTGGATCGCAGCACAGCGGCCGCCCGTCTTCATCGGGCAGGATCCCCTGCCCCAGGTCGAGCAGGAAGAGGGTCGCCTCGTCGTCCGGTACAGGCCGGTGGACCTGCGGCCACACGAATCCGTACAGCTCCCTCCGGTGCTCCTCTACAGCTACAGCGAAGCGGCAGACGCGGTTGTCCAGTGGACAGCGACAGCCACCAACGTAAGCGGCCACAAGCGGGACCGCTTCGTCCTACCGGCAGAGCGGGTACCGGGCCCCAGCATCGAAGAGGCAGCCGGCCTTCTGCAGGACTAG
- a CDS encoding helix-turn-helix domain-containing protein, with the protein MDLGDLIRDLRIARGWSQVRLSDQINARYGTALTREYVSRWERGAVTPGAYYLRCLSVVLDIPLGVLEGQVDRREFLTDAAGAAIAPVVASDLLSAGFAARLTGGPTVEAWEAKLAVYGTEYMSLGAADIQRRVSAELVTVQQQLDNPRLWSVAARLMTLYAKTFPGSDGAKAVHWYRMAAKAADASEDVDTRVWVRGRAAIALGYEGAALPIADVFADQAMAISDRPSLGLLNAVFGKAHTAALRGDRTTAGQLLTQGRRIFDQAGSHEQTSDYAVPWWRVNVFTSLLAARLGDETTAVAAQDAAAAQLPATLPRFATHLEMHRGLMLARSGDTAAGTAHARAALDALPPEKHSLTLRLLMTGVEQS; encoded by the coding sequence ATGGACCTGGGGGACTTGATCAGAGACCTGCGCATCGCGCGAGGATGGTCGCAGGTCAGGTTGTCCGACCAAATCAACGCCCGGTACGGGACGGCCCTGACCCGCGAGTACGTGTCCCGGTGGGAGCGCGGTGCGGTGACGCCGGGCGCCTACTACCTGCGGTGCCTGTCCGTCGTTCTGGACATACCGCTTGGGGTCTTGGAGGGTCAAGTGGACAGGCGTGAGTTCCTCACCGACGCGGCCGGCGCCGCGATAGCCCCTGTGGTGGCCTCCGACCTCCTCAGCGCGGGGTTCGCCGCCCGCCTGACCGGCGGCCCCACCGTGGAGGCATGGGAGGCCAAGCTGGCGGTGTACGGGACCGAGTACATGAGCCTGGGCGCAGCCGACATCCAGCGCCGCGTCAGCGCCGAACTCGTCACCGTCCAGCAGCAGCTCGACAACCCCCGCCTCTGGTCCGTCGCCGCCCGCCTGATGACCCTCTACGCGAAGACGTTCCCCGGCTCGGACGGGGCCAAGGCCGTCCACTGGTACCGGATGGCCGCGAAGGCCGCCGACGCCTCCGAAGACGTCGACACCCGCGTCTGGGTCCGCGGCCGCGCCGCCATCGCCCTCGGCTACGAAGGCGCCGCCCTCCCGATCGCGGACGTGTTCGCCGACCAGGCCATGGCCATCAGCGACCGCCCGTCACTGGGCCTGCTGAACGCAGTCTTCGGCAAGGCCCACACGGCAGCCCTCCGCGGCGACCGCACCACCGCGGGACAGCTCCTCACACAAGGTCGGCGCATCTTCGACCAGGCCGGCTCCCACGAACAGACCTCCGACTACGCCGTCCCCTGGTGGCGGGTCAACGTCTTCACCTCCCTGCTCGCCGCCCGCCTCGGCGACGAGACCACCGCCGTCGCCGCCCAGGACGCCGCAGCGGCGCAGCTCCCCGCGACCCTGCCCCGGTTCGCCACCCACCTGGAGATGCACCGCGGCCTGATGCTCGCCCGCTCCGGCGACACCGCCGCCGGCACCGCCCACGCCCGCGCGGCGCTGGACGCCCTCCCACCGGAGAAGCACTCTCTGACCCTCCGGCTTCTCATGACGGGGGTCGAACAGTCCTGA
- a CDS encoding transposase family protein encodes MGGVLWAGPVWAGPVWVETFTGLRMDRFAKLVRVVGERGGEGPGGGRPWCLPLADRVLLVAVYYRTNLTMRQLAPLFGVSPATVCRVIQRLGPLLALEPAPRPVADVDRLWIVDGTLIPVRDRSVGASSRNCRFSANVQVVIDADTRLVVASARPAPGNKADAHVWRESGLPATAAGTTVIADGAYLGTGLIVPHRKRAGRPLLRGQQEDNAEHRRVRARVEHSFARMKNWKILRDCRQKGDGLHHAVQAVAIMHNLAVTR; translated from the coding sequence ATGGGTGGGGTGTTGTGGGCTGGGCCGGTGTGGGCTGGGCCGGTGTGGGTGGAGACGTTCACCGGGTTGCGGATGGACCGGTTTGCGAAGCTGGTGAGGGTGGTGGGGGAGCGGGGTGGGGAAGGGCCCGGTGGTGGCCGGCCGTGGTGTCTGCCGCTGGCGGACCGGGTGCTGCTGGTGGCGGTCTACTACCGCACCAACCTCACGATGCGGCAGCTCGCCCCGCTCTTCGGTGTCTCCCCGGCCACGGTCTGCCGGGTCATCCAGCGGCTCGGGCCGTTGCTGGCACTGGAGCCGGCGCCGCGGCCTGTCGCCGACGTGGACCGGTTGTGGATCGTGGACGGCACCTTGATCCCGGTCCGTGACCGCAGTGTGGGCGCTTCCTCGAGGAACTGCCGGTTCTCGGCGAACGTGCAGGTCGTCATCGACGCCGACACCCGGCTGGTCGTCGCCTCGGCCCGGCCCGCGCCCGGCAACAAGGCCGATGCCCACGTCTGGCGCGAGTCCGGCCTGCCGGCCACGGCCGCGGGGACGACGGTCATCGCCGACGGCGCCTACCTGGGCACCGGCCTGATCGTCCCGCACCGCAAACGTGCTGGACGCCCCCTCCTGCGTGGTCAGCAGGAGGACAACGCTGAACACCGAAGGGTCCGTGCCCGCGTCGAGCACTCCTTCGCCCGTATGAAGAACTGGAAGATCCTCCGCGACTGCCGCCAGAAAGGCGACGGCCTCCACCACGCTGTCCAGGCCGTCGCCATCATGCACAACCTCGCCGTGACACGGTGA
- a CDS encoding DUF6247 family protein → MSAQPDHTPAAPYAPAPGAPAELLTQLRADRRAERWVPAFEREWTAALEESRRTFSLNTLYEVVHVWQARLASAPAVDAFTASGFDETGFVDMAEVRGRRRR, encoded by the coding sequence ATGAGCGCCCAACCCGACCACACTCCCGCCGCCCCGTACGCACCCGCACCCGGCGCACCGGCCGAACTCCTCACCCAGCTCCGAGCCGACCGTCGCGCAGAGCGGTGGGTGCCGGCCTTCGAGCGCGAGTGGACGGCCGCGTTGGAGGAGTCGCGTCGGACCTTCTCCCTGAACACCCTCTACGAGGTCGTCCACGTCTGGCAGGCTCGTCTTGCCTCCGCCCCCGCGGTCGACGCGTTCACCGCTTCCGGCTTCGACGAAACGGGGTTCGTGGACATGGCCGAGGTCCGCGGCCGGCGGCGCCGATGA
- a CDS encoding IS5 family transposase (programmed frameshift) produces MGRGDLTDAEWERLRPFLPVSNRRCGRWRDHRQVIDGILHRVRTGVQWRDLPERFGPWKTVYERHRLWSGDGTWERLLQKVQAAADAAGEIDWDISVDSTIVRAHQHAAGARRPAAGPRLKGGRSPRTPGRNAVAEPRRPPGGGGAGGEGLGRSRGGFTTKLHLSADGRCRPLSLVVTPGQRADCTQFKPVLEKIRVPKPGPGRPRKKPDSVAADKAYSNGPCRQYLRSRGIRHTIPEKTDSQAARLRKGSRGGRPPAFDEERYKKRNTIERAINRLKQHRAVATRYDKRRYVYLGTATPAALTIWLRT; encoded by the exons ATGGGCCGGGGTGATCTGACGGATGCCGAGTGGGAACGGTTGCGGCCGTTCCTGCCGGTCAGCAACAGGCGTTGTGGCAGGTGGCGGGACCACCGGCAGGTGATCGACGGGATTCTGCACCGGGTTCGGACCGGCGTGCAGTGGCGTGACCTGCCCGAACGGTTCGGGCCGTGGAAGACCGTCTACGAACGCCACCGACTGTGGTCGGGTGACGGGACTTGGGAGCGTCTGCTCCAGAAGGTCCAGGCCGCAGCGGACGCGGCGGGTGAGATCGACTGGGACATCTCGGTCGACTCCACCATCGTGCGGGCTCATCAGCACGCGGCTGGCGCCCGC CGACCCGCCGCCGGCCCCCGCCTCAAAGGGGGACGAAGTCCCAGAACACCAGGGCGAAACGCCGTGGCAGAGCCTCGTCGCCCGCCTGGTGGAGGTGGTGCTGGAGGTGAGGGCCTGGGCCGCTCGCGCGGCGGGTTCACCACCAAGCTCCACCTGAGCGCGGATGGCCGCTGCCGCCCGCTGTCCCTGGTCGTCACACCAGGTCAGCGGGCGGACTGCACCCAGTTCAAGCCGGTCCTGGAGAAGATTCGCGTCCCGAAACCCGGGCCCGGCCGACCGCGCAAGAAGCCGGACAGCGTCGCGGCCGACAAGGCCTACAGCAACGGACCCTGCCGCCAGTACCTGCGCAGCCGCGGCATCCGCCACACCATCCCGGAGAAAACCGACAGCCAGGCCGCCCGCCTGCGCAAAGGCTCACGCGGCGGACGGCCACCGGCCTTCGACGAAGAGCGCTACAAGAAACGCAACACCATCGAACGGGCCATCAACCGCCTCAAACAGCACCGGGCAGTCGCCACCCGATACGACAAACGCCGCTACGTCTACCTCGGCACCGCAACGCCCGCAGCCCTCACCATCTGGCTCCGAACATGA